From the genome of Gammaproteobacteria bacterium, one region includes:
- a CDS encoding OmpA family protein, translated as MPRKMIIILSLLAILLLAYFCIKTKSPVIEDDLEARSGADLVSEGMGWANVSADGRELLLTGSAPTEALRSQAGDIVKNIWGVRAIDNQLTVESESIAVAEPKNYDLVVTYDGVNVLLEGYVPDEATRSDIVEATKLRMGASNVIDKMTIEAGAPAGWGDSIKRAAIDHLSDYTNMTAHFHNTDLSITGYVASESMRDQLEQRSSQSLTNQYTLIDFNVKLEDVEPVVVHVAAIDCQNLFNNLLSNQKIYFEVSRARIKSESDTLLEKLAEVALKCPDTRIEIAGHTDSSGPRAMNQKLSEMRAQAVVKRLVEKNINSNRLVAIGYGEMKSIANNKTVEGRAENRRIEFNILGD; from the coding sequence ATGCCAAGAAAAATGATTATTATCTTGAGCCTTTTGGCTATTCTTTTATTGGCTTATTTTTGTATCAAGACGAAATCTCCTGTTATCGAAGATGATTTGGAGGCACGCTCTGGTGCAGATTTGGTTTCTGAAGGGATGGGATGGGCGAATGTCTCTGCTGATGGTCGCGAGTTACTTTTGACGGGCAGTGCGCCGACAGAAGCGTTGCGTTCACAAGCGGGCGATATTGTTAAAAATATTTGGGGTGTTAGAGCTATAGATAATCAACTGACTGTTGAATCTGAATCAATCGCCGTCGCTGAACCGAAAAATTATGATTTGGTTGTTACTTATGATGGTGTTAACGTTTTACTGGAAGGTTATGTACCTGATGAGGCAACACGCAGCGATATTGTTGAAGCCACAAAATTACGTATGGGTGCATCGAATGTCATTGACAAGATGACAATTGAAGCTGGCGCACCAGCGGGTTGGGGTGATTCGATTAAACGAGCGGCTATTGATCACTTGAGTGACTATACTAATATGACCGCACACTTTCATAATACAGACCTCTCTATTACCGGCTATGTAGCTTCTGAGAGTATGCGTGACCAATTAGAGCAGCGTTCATCTCAATCACTAACGAATCAATATACCTTGATTGATTTCAACGTGAAACTTGAAGACGTTGAACCTGTCGTTGTTCATGTTGCTGCAATTGATTGCCAAAATCTATTTAATAATCTGCTTTCAAATCAAAAAATCTATTTTGAAGTGTCCAGAGCTAGGATCAAGAGTGAGAGTGACACCTTGCTTGAGAAGTTAGCTGAAGTTGCTTTGAAATGTCCGGATACCAGAATAGAGATTGCAGGGCATACTGATTCTAGTGGCCCTCGTGCGATGAATCAAAAGTTAAGTGAGATGCGTGCGCAGGCAGTCGTAAAACGACTGGTGGAAAAAAACATTAATTCTAATCGTCTGGTGGCAATCGGATACGGTGAAATGAAGTCAATTGCCAATAACAAAACAGTCGAAGGTAGAGCTGAAAATCGTCGTATTGAATTTAATATTCTTGGAGATTAA
- a CDS encoding DUF4332 domain-containing protein: protein MGYLIFQMLFCLLLAAIIGGIIGWILKSLCCKKREDTLLDEVGSYKARISQAESENQGFKASFLRFESDANDMNTQIVSLTKERDQFKEKSYDIEASASSLSVGDADGPKDTYDIEEIEGIGQGYGKRLRSIEIKTTADLIANSGTSEERELIAQTVKVEAFVIGKWVSMADLIRVSGIRGQFAELLEASGIKSVESLAQQNIDALTKNMEEVNAKEHRTRINPTEEMVSGWIKAAKELA from the coding sequence ATGGGTTATTTAATTTTTCAAATGCTGTTTTGTTTGTTACTTGCAGCAATTATTGGTGGGATTATCGGGTGGATACTGAAATCACTGTGTTGTAAAAAACGAGAGGATACACTGCTGGACGAAGTGGGAAGTTATAAAGCTCGTATCAGTCAGGCTGAGAGTGAAAATCAAGGCTTTAAAGCATCATTTTTGCGCTTTGAGAGTGATGCTAATGATATGAATACGCAGATAGTAAGTTTGACAAAAGAGCGTGATCAATTTAAAGAAAAATCCTATGATATTGAAGCATCTGCGTCTTCATTGAGCGTTGGTGATGCTGATGGCCCTAAAGATACTTATGATATTGAGGAGATAGAAGGAATTGGTCAAGGTTATGGCAAACGTCTGCGCAGCATAGAGATTAAAACGACAGCAGATCTGATTGCAAACAGTGGAACATCTGAAGAACGAGAGTTGATTGCCCAGACGGTTAAGGTTGAAGCATTCGTCATTGGAAAGTGGGTGAGCATGGCTGACTTGATCAGGGTTTCCGGTATTCGTGGTCAATTTGCAGAGCTTCTAGAAGCGTCGGGCATTAAGTCAGTTGAGAGTCTTGCCCAACAAAATATTGATGCATTGACTAAAAACATGGAGGAGGTGAATGCCAAGGAACACCGCACACGGATTAATCCGACAGAAGAGATGGTTTCTGGATGGATAAAAGCGGCTAAGGAATTAGCGTGA
- a CDS encoding TAXI family TRAP transporter solute-binding subunit has translation MRKLLPVIIVSLLVTVILLGLWAYFDKTKTQKIRIAAGSQGSESFTIAQSIALIAERFNPNLIVEVLETQGSNQNMELLESGKVQMATIQADTKTLPAARLVAQLYPDAFQLVVRYESDIQSISDLRGKQIAIASKSSGQYDSFWFLANHYGIYEGDIDAMSMSTSAANWAFISNAVDAVFRVRGPGNPSILELIEKVPSRIIETDQAAALKLKNPTLDIGVIPKGSYQGEPALPEEDLGTVAVQRLLIANKNVSNDLIHQVTEILFEQRKELLTLAPLAGFIRPPDRTQGTFMPVHEGAQSYYDRDKPSFLQEQAEPIALMITLVVLLISGLMQLQQRRQKIRIDQYTDQVLALFENMHSMDDNPQRIAAARAKLIHLLKSVTLDVRSGKINTEGFNYFSVTWQAVNDVIGDEEMQTAFNQAALKKEQS, from the coding sequence ATGAGAAAGTTACTTCCTGTAATAATTGTCTCTCTTCTTGTCACTGTTATCCTATTAGGCTTATGGGCCTATTTTGACAAAACCAAAACCCAAAAAATACGAATTGCTGCCGGTTCCCAAGGCTCCGAATCTTTTACGATTGCGCAGTCGATTGCTTTAATTGCGGAGCGCTTTAACCCCAACCTTATTGTCGAAGTTTTGGAAACTCAGGGTTCAAATCAAAATATGGAGTTGCTTGAATCTGGAAAAGTGCAGATGGCAACCATTCAAGCAGACACAAAAACCCTGCCTGCCGCCCGTCTAGTTGCACAACTTTATCCCGATGCATTTCAGCTGGTTGTACGTTATGAGTCGGATATTCAAAGTATTTCTGACCTTAGAGGCAAGCAGATTGCTATTGCGTCTAAAAGCAGTGGGCAATACGATAGCTTTTGGTTTTTAGCCAATCATTATGGAATTTATGAAGGTGATATTGATGCGATGTCTATGTCCACTTCCGCTGCAAATTGGGCTTTCATTTCTAATGCGGTTGATGCTGTATTCAGAGTGAGAGGGCCAGGTAACCCTTCTATTTTGGAGTTAATAGAGAAAGTCCCTTCACGCATTATTGAGACTGATCAGGCAGCCGCACTTAAGCTAAAAAATCCAACACTGGATATAGGGGTCATTCCAAAGGGTTCTTATCAGGGCGAACCTGCTCTGCCTGAAGAGGATCTTGGAACAGTTGCTGTACAACGTTTATTAATAGCCAACAAAAATGTTTCAAATGATTTGATTCATCAAGTGACGGAAATATTATTTGAACAACGCAAAGAGCTACTGACATTAGCGCCACTAGCGGGTTTTATTCGCCCGCCTGATCGAACTCAAGGAACCTTCATGCCTGTTCATGAGGGTGCTCAAAGCTATTATGACCGAGATAAGCCCTCTTTTTTGCAAGAGCAGGCGGAGCCCATCGCCTTAATGATCACTTTAGTTGTACTGTTGATTTCGGGATTAATGCAGTTGCAGCAACGTCGGCAAAAAATACGTATTGATCAATATACGGATCAGGTATTGGCACTTTTTGAAAATATGCACTCCATGGATGATAATCCACAGCGGATTGCAGCGGCCAGAGCAAAATTAATTCACCTATTGAAAAGTGTCACCCTGGATGTTCGTAGTGGCAAGATCAATACTGAAGGTTTCAACTATTTTTCGGTGACTTGGCAAGCAGTGAATGATGTGATTGGTGATGAAGAGATGCAGACTGCATTCAATCAAGCGGCCCTTAAAAAAGAGCAATCCTGA
- a CDS encoding cache domain-containing protein, producing MQFLLKHKKRIAPTLFCLVFILTSAVVYQKMFSKAVESTKSDLMLFRDLRQSKLESYFDTLRAEITFWSGNGEVRLLLEAMNEAWAKLGDEATLNLQKKYIDKSLDGSSDDTDYDHLHSAAHTIFSKFQKNRGYYDVFLIDVKGHVIYSIEKEPDFATNLVDGRWKDTSLGKVFRAAINNKKQQAVEFSDFSSYEPSQGKPALFVASKISDIDGELMGALVFQVPNQAINKIMQVTTGMGETGETYIVGKDFLMRSQSRFYKTSSVLKIRVETEPVKRAFKGETGALEALDYRDIDVFSAYGSFKFDKTTWAVLAEIDSDEVLQPVMQRFLYCIAGVFLLMLLVSVLLFISFRWVLR from the coding sequence ATGCAATTTTTATTGAAACATAAAAAACGTATCGCCCCCACTCTTTTCTGTCTGGTTTTTATTTTAACTTCAGCGGTTGTTTATCAGAAAATGTTCTCTAAAGCGGTCGAGAGCACCAAAAGTGATCTGATGCTTTTCAGGGATCTGCGGCAATCAAAGCTTGAAAGTTATTTTGATACTTTACGCGCAGAGATTACTTTCTGGAGTGGTAATGGTGAGGTTCGTTTGTTGCTGGAGGCCATGAATGAAGCCTGGGCGAAGCTTGGAGATGAGGCCACTCTGAATTTACAAAAAAAATACATTGATAAATCATTGGATGGCTCTTCAGATGATACCGATTACGACCATTTGCATAGTGCAGCCCACACTATTTTTAGTAAGTTTCAAAAAAATCGAGGTTACTACGATGTTTTTCTGATTGATGTTAAAGGTCATGTTATTTACAGTATTGAAAAAGAGCCTGATTTTGCAACAAATTTAGTCGATGGGCGATGGAAAGATACATCGCTTGGAAAGGTTTTCAGAGCGGCTATCAACAATAAAAAACAACAAGCAGTTGAATTTTCTGATTTTTCTTCGTATGAACCCAGCCAGGGTAAGCCCGCACTTTTTGTTGCCTCGAAGATTTCTGATATTGATGGTGAATTGATGGGGGCTTTGGTGTTTCAAGTGCCCAATCAGGCTATCAATAAGATCATGCAGGTCACAACAGGTATGGGCGAAACGGGAGAGACTTATATTGTAGGCAAAGATTTTTTAATGCGCAGTCAATCTCGTTTTTATAAAACCTCATCAGTATTGAAAATACGCGTTGAAACCGAGCCTGTAAAAAGAGCATTTAAGGGTGAAACAGGCGCACTGGAAGCATTGGATTACCGTGATATTGATGTGTTCTCTGCTTATGGGAGCTTTAAATTTGATAAAACAACATGGGCTGTATTAGCTGAAATTGATAGTGATGAGGTGTTACAACCCGTCATGCAGAGATTTTTATACTGTATTGCAGGAGTATTTTTATTGATGTTGCTGGTTTCCGTGCTGCTGTTCATTTCATTTCGTTGGGTACTACGTTGA
- a CDS encoding spermidine/putrescine ABC transporter substrate-binding protein, with the protein MNKALSRRNFLQAAALGLAMPHALLAEPRQAHKPLRFLNWDTYIGQTTLSDFTQRSGVEVAMDVFTSEADFVAKLLMSNPRYDVAVASDYSIMRLIRAELLTPLDRSLIPNISNINPQFMDAEFDKGRRYSLPYMWGTLGIGYRKSAVKGPVDSWKLLLDSDKYSGRIAVLDEQSTLIQMALKYLGYSINTTDAGEIKKAGALLVKQKPHIKYFAGDNGQDLLRDGEVDLVMEWNGDILQVMEEDDDIAYVVPKEGSLVWQDNLCIPRRAPHVTAAHQFINFIFDAKTGVELAEEIAYATPNLAALELASKSYQKNRAIFPSQETLARCESARYVGSRVSQLYNEAWNQILNGEVSK; encoded by the coding sequence TTGAATAAGGCTCTCTCAAGGCGTAATTTTTTACAAGCAGCGGCGTTGGGGTTGGCAATGCCTCATGCATTGTTGGCAGAGCCGCGACAAGCTCATAAGCCATTGCGTTTCCTGAATTGGGACACCTACATCGGCCAAACAACATTAAGTGATTTTACGCAACGAAGTGGGGTTGAAGTTGCGATGGATGTGTTTACCAGCGAGGCTGATTTTGTTGCAAAACTATTAATGAGCAATCCGCGTTATGATGTTGCAGTGGCTTCTGATTATAGCATCATGCGTCTAATTCGTGCTGAACTGTTAACACCACTGGATCGATCGTTGATTCCCAATATTAGCAATATCAACCCGCAGTTTATGGATGCTGAGTTTGATAAAGGTCGTCGCTATAGTTTGCCATATATGTGGGGAACACTAGGAATTGGTTATCGAAAATCAGCGGTGAAGGGACCCGTTGATAGCTGGAAACTGTTACTGGACTCAGATAAATATTCAGGGCGTATTGCAGTGCTGGATGAGCAAAGCACACTGATACAGATGGCCTTGAAATACCTAGGCTACTCCATCAATACCACTGATGCAGGCGAGATTAAAAAAGCAGGTGCTTTGCTAGTCAAGCAAAAACCACATATCAAATATTTTGCTGGAGATAACGGGCAGGATTTGCTGCGTGACGGTGAGGTGGATCTGGTCATGGAGTGGAATGGCGATATTTTACAAGTGATGGAAGAGGATGATGATATTGCTTATGTCGTACCCAAAGAGGGTTCACTCGTGTGGCAGGATAACCTTTGTATTCCAAGGCGAGCACCTCATGTAACGGCAGCACATCAGTTTATAAATTTTATTTTTGATGCTAAAACAGGGGTTGAACTGGCTGAAGAGATTGCCTATGCGACACCTAATTTGGCAGCATTGGAATTGGCTTCTAAAAGCTATCAAAAAAACAGAGCGATATTCCCATCACAAGAGACGTTGGCACGCTGTGAATCTGCCAGATATGTGGGGAGCCGAGTGAGTCAACTTTATAACGAAGCCTGGAATCAGATATTAAATGGTGAGGTCAGTAAATAA
- a CDS encoding DUF853 domain-containing protein, with protein MNNGILLGLGEEKVFLDPAFANRHGLIAGATGTGKTITLQVLAEGFSRMGVPVFLSDIKGDLSGISQPGKPHKKIDERISKIGIEDFSFASSPVVFWDLFGKQGHPVRTTISEMGPTLLARLMNLNETQEGVLNIIFEFADDEGMLLLDLKDLRSTLKFIGDNAKSITTSYGNVSKASVGAIQRRLLVLEQEGADQFFGEPGLELSDLIKTNDEGLGYINILAADKLMHSPRLYATFLLWLLSELFEELPEVGDLEKPRFVFFFDEAHLLFKEAPKALVEKVEMVVRLIRSKGVGIYFITQSPLDIPESVLGQLGNRVQHALRAFTPRDQKAVRTVAQTMRANPNLDTQKVISELGVGEALISVLQKKGVPSIVQQTLIVPPMSQIGPISTSARQTVMDSSWLGGRYDKTIDRRSAYEHLQERTQKQIEAAEAASELQKEMRVPAKKQGRKRQSIGEAFMKSAARAIGSRFGRQIVRGILGSIFRGR; from the coding sequence ATGAATAATGGAATTCTATTGGGGTTGGGTGAAGAGAAGGTTTTTCTTGATCCAGCTTTTGCCAATCGACATGGCTTGATTGCAGGAGCAACCGGTACGGGAAAAACAATTACCTTACAGGTACTTGCTGAAGGTTTTTCACGCATGGGGGTGCCGGTATTTTTATCGGATATTAAAGGGGATTTGAGTGGAATCAGCCAGCCTGGAAAGCCACATAAAAAAATTGACGAACGTATATCAAAAATAGGTATTGAAGACTTTTCTTTTGCATCAAGTCCTGTTGTATTTTGGGATCTGTTTGGCAAACAGGGGCACCCTGTTCGTACTACAATTTCAGAGATGGGGCCGACACTGCTAGCTCGTTTGATGAACCTTAATGAGACTCAAGAAGGCGTTTTGAATATCATTTTTGAATTTGCAGATGATGAAGGCATGTTATTGCTTGATCTAAAAGATCTGCGCTCAACACTGAAATTTATAGGCGATAATGCTAAAAGCATTACCACAAGTTACGGCAATGTCAGTAAAGCATCAGTCGGTGCAATTCAACGTCGTTTACTTGTACTGGAGCAAGAAGGCGCAGACCAATTCTTTGGAGAGCCTGGTCTGGAGTTGAGTGACCTGATTAAAACCAATGATGAAGGCCTGGGTTATATTAATATTCTGGCAGCAGATAAACTGATGCACAGTCCACGCCTATACGCAACTTTTTTACTCTGGTTGTTGTCGGAGCTATTTGAAGAGTTACCCGAAGTGGGTGACCTGGAAAAGCCACGTTTTGTCTTCTTTTTTGATGAAGCACACCTGTTATTCAAAGAAGCGCCCAAAGCATTGGTTGAGAAAGTTGAAATGGTCGTCCGGCTCATTCGCTCAAAAGGTGTAGGAATCTATTTTATTACACAGAGCCCACTGGATATTCCCGAGTCAGTGCTTGGGCAACTCGGTAATCGTGTACAACATGCGTTACGAGCATTTACGCCACGTGATCAAAAAGCGGTACGGACGGTGGCACAAACAATGAGAGCCAATCCAAACCTGGATACACAAAAAGTAATTAGTGAGCTGGGTGTAGGAGAGGCGTTAATCTCTGTACTGCAAAAGAAGGGAGTGCCCTCTATAGTACAACAAACACTGATCGTGCCACCTATGTCACAAATTGGTCCTATCAGTACAAGTGCCCGCCAAACAGTAATGGATAGTAGTTGGCTGGGGGGGCGTTATGATAAAACGATTGATCGCCGCTCTGCTTATGAGCATTTACAAGAGAGAACTCAAAAACAGATTGAAGCCGCAGAAGCAGCTTCAGAGCTCCAAAAAGAGATGCGGGTGCCAGCAAAAAAACAAGGCCGAAAACGCCAAAGCATAGGAGAAGCCTTTATGAAAAGTGCAGCGCGAGCCATTGGTAGTCGTTTTGGAAGACAAATTGTACGTGGAATTTTAGGCTCAATTTTTCGTGGGCGTTAA
- a CDS encoding amphi-Trp domain-containing protein yields the protein MTNKRDRDVEKSYSVSEIVSKLRRLADCLENDQPFEIQIAGERIYVPSRAVFSIEHEREGGSEEVEFQFKWKQAK from the coding sequence ATGACAAATAAGAGAGACCGAGACGTTGAAAAAAGCTACTCTGTTTCAGAGATTGTTTCAAAATTACGACGTTTGGCAGATTGCCTGGAGAACGATCAACCGTTCGAAATTCAGATCGCTGGTGAACGAATCTATGTTCCATCCCGAGCAGTGTTCAGTATTGAACATGAACGGGAGGGAGGCAGTGAAGAAGTGGAGTTTCAATTTAAATGGAAGCAAGCCAAGTAA
- a CDS encoding YegP family protein, with translation MAVFEINKDDKGFRFVLKADSGQVLVNSEIYTSKASAQNGIESIKTNAVNPEQYKISQRQDGKYFFSLKAKNHQPVAHSLQYYNEAAANEGMALMQKIAPEARVIDKA, from the coding sequence ATGGCTGTTTTTGAAATTAATAAAGACGATAAAGGGTTTCGCTTTGTATTGAAAGCGGATAGTGGGCAGGTGCTTGTTAATTCCGAAATTTACACCAGTAAAGCCAGTGCACAAAATGGAATCGAATCAATCAAGACAAATGCTGTAAATCCAGAGCAGTATAAAATTTCTCAGCGTCAGGATGGCAAGTATTTCTTTTCTTTAAAAGCTAAAAACCATCAACCGGTTGCACACTCTCTGCAATATTACAATGAAGCGGCGGCCAATGAAGGCATGGCTTTGATGCAAAAAATAGCACCTGAAGCAAGAGTGATAGATAAAGCATAA
- a CDS encoding ion transporter encodes MPLLETLKNIVDENSTFSGKAFDIAIQVLIVLSLVTLSIASFPDLPSSTEQKLQWLEVFFVAVFSAEYLLRIITADNKLKYIFSFFGIVDLLAILPFYLTQGGDLIALRALRLLLLFKLFRYNAALHRYRYAFVLMKDELVLFSGLMLIVLYIAAAGIWYFEHAAQPDHFKSILHSLWWAIVTLTTVGYGDVYPVTVGGKVFTFILLMIGLGIVAVPTGLLASALATARAEDQKETTTEGRPSNDLGSHRDQE; translated from the coding sequence ATGCCATTACTAGAAACATTAAAAAATATTGTCGATGAAAATTCGACATTTTCGGGAAAAGCTTTTGACATAGCGATACAGGTTCTTATTGTTCTTTCTCTTGTCACGCTCTCCATTGCATCATTTCCCGACCTCCCCTCATCCACTGAACAGAAACTTCAATGGCTAGAGGTATTTTTTGTTGCTGTGTTCAGTGCTGAATATTTGCTCCGCATTATTACTGCAGATAACAAGCTAAAATATATATTTAGTTTTTTTGGTATTGTCGACCTTTTGGCTATTTTACCATTTTATCTCACGCAAGGGGGTGATTTAATTGCCTTGAGAGCACTCCGGTTGTTATTGCTGTTTAAACTATTCCGTTATAATGCGGCACTACATCGCTACCGTTATGCATTCGTTCTAATGAAAGATGAACTGGTACTATTCAGTGGTTTAATGCTCATTGTGCTTTACATTGCTGCGGCTGGAATCTGGTATTTTGAACATGCTGCACAGCCCGATCATTTTAAATCAATACTTCACAGCCTTTGGTGGGCAATCGTTACATTAACAACTGTAGGTTATGGTGATGTATATCCCGTAACTGTGGGGGGTAAAGTTTTCACTTTTATTCTCTTGATGATCGGATTGGGTATCGTTGCGGTTCCAACAGGGTTACTCGCTTCAGCTTTAGCCACAGCAAGAGCTGAAGATCAAAAAGAAACAACGACCGAAGGCCGCCCATCCAACGACCTTGGTAGTCATAGAGATCAAGAGTAA
- a CDS encoding J domain-containing protein yields MEQNILELVLNYYRSPSHYPELVDVDAPLPSGIEFLLELVAGNIDLETDQLQGDLKGTPVNDLKAASGFYIERVFFNSNANFYRILGLNTDSTQGQIRQHYDLLIHILCLDQEDKAAQWDDAYAMQINRAYSVLRIPEKRKKYNERHGIVVSEFSGVEKRSESRKALDRDSEENPASAKSSLGTSFVAENIDLAYLSKENELVVVEEKITDEVPVENIVPAVDRLAATKKIDSASPENLYEPYGDETVINEDPVTTNTESLIFAEQTEAPKTESALSQIGKYSLFGALLLVTMGGAVIYFSGSFKHETDASYETDAIILPETEETQEPEKVVGSPENSAVKDIVDDDKEGILDSGKVEKVEPEKTPPKVTEKEKIKEKTKVNVVVTEPAETSREKVIHSENIMKLPLVNSEPMTKKEVFNEPKLKPEPRPEPVVTTIVTEAKTDKSDSKPEEGVIYDPDTIKKTNAEKISAVIRDFVHYYNVGDLGQFIALFAKDAKTDDRDSISGIRDDYADAFNLTVKRKFLIDDVQWVMLDENSGSGSANFVLFVQALGESRFTEYTGEITFNMEIRDNVPLITGLYYQYNE; encoded by the coding sequence TTGGAACAGAACATATTGGAGCTTGTTCTCAATTATTACCGCTCTCCTTCACACTACCCTGAGCTGGTTGATGTGGATGCGCCATTGCCTTCAGGAATCGAATTCTTGCTAGAACTGGTTGCAGGTAATATAGATCTTGAGACGGATCAATTGCAAGGTGATTTGAAAGGAACTCCTGTTAATGACCTGAAAGCAGCCTCTGGGTTTTATATCGAACGCGTTTTTTTTAATTCAAATGCGAATTTTTATCGCATACTTGGATTAAATACGGATTCAACACAAGGCCAGATTCGCCAGCATTACGATCTGTTGATTCATATTCTTTGCCTGGATCAAGAAGATAAAGCCGCTCAATGGGATGACGCATATGCAATGCAAATTAATCGGGCATATAGTGTATTGCGGATCCCTGAAAAGCGAAAAAAATATAATGAACGTCACGGCATTGTCGTAAGCGAGTTTTCTGGAGTTGAAAAACGGAGTGAATCACGCAAGGCTCTTGATAGAGATTCAGAAGAAAACCCAGCGAGTGCAAAGAGTAGTCTAGGCACCTCTTTTGTCGCAGAAAATATTGATCTTGCTTACCTATCTAAAGAGAATGAGCTGGTTGTTGTAGAGGAAAAAATCACAGATGAAGTCCCTGTTGAGAATATAGTACCTGCTGTTGACAGGTTGGCTGCGACCAAAAAAATTGACAGCGCCAGTCCTGAAAATTTGTATGAGCCCTATGGGGATGAAACGGTCATTAATGAAGACCCGGTCACTACCAATACAGAATCGCTTATTTTTGCTGAACAAACTGAAGCTCCAAAAACTGAAAGTGCTTTATCACAAATAGGGAAATATTCACTGTTTGGCGCTCTGCTTCTGGTTACAATGGGGGGCGCTGTCATCTATTTTTCAGGAAGCTTTAAACATGAAACAGATGCTTCTTACGAGACGGATGCAATAATTTTGCCTGAAACAGAAGAGACTCAGGAGCCTGAAAAAGTAGTTGGATCACCTGAAAATAGCGCTGTTAAGGATATTGTTGATGACGATAAAGAGGGCATCCTTGATTCAGGTAAAGTGGAAAAAGTAGAACCTGAAAAAACGCCACCGAAAGTGACAGAAAAAGAAAAAATAAAAGAAAAAACCAAGGTTAATGTCGTAGTGACTGAGCCGGCTGAAACATCCCGGGAGAAAGTGATACATTCAGAAAATATTATGAAATTACCACTTGTAAATTCAGAACCTATGACCAAAAAAGAGGTTTTTAATGAACCTAAGCTCAAGCCTGAACCCAGACCTGAGCCTGTTGTAACGACTATAGTGACTGAAGCTAAAACAGATAAAAGTGACTCGAAACCTGAGGAAGGTGTGATATATGATCCAGACACTATTAAAAAGACTAATGCAGAAAAAATCTCAGCGGTCATCCGAGATTTTGTTCATTATTATAATGTAGGTGATTTAGGTCAATTTATTGCTCTGTTTGCAAAAGATGCCAAAACAGATGATCGTGACAGCATCAGTGGAATTCGGGACGATTATGCCGATGCTTTTAACTTAACAGTCAAGCGTAAATTTTTGATTGATGATGTTCAATGGGTTATGTTAGACGAAAACAGTGGCTCAGGATCAGCAAATTTTGTTTTGTTTGTTCAGGCACTTGGGGAGAGTCGATTTACAGAATATACGGGTGAGATTACTTTTAACATGGAGATTCGTGATAACGTTCCACTCATCACGGGGTTATATTACCAATACAATGAATAA